The following are from one region of the Papaver somniferum cultivar HN1 unplaced genomic scaffold, ASM357369v1 unplaced-scaffold_132, whole genome shotgun sequence genome:
- the LOC113333143 gene encoding interferon-induced, double-stranded RNA-activated protein kinase-like, whose amino-acid sequence MNFSEKRKQIVEGEESYSKKQKGWYSVQSRVEQDFKAPEALGEGFYGEVQRGSHVLDGCNYAIKRIRFVGLIDQLLPEVHALPRLNNEGIVRYFSSWEEFDEVDDMDVIKIVKYPKKKKDGEEEDSPEADERDVLYFDSRGEEQQEIVHKSLYIQMEMCERPLYDAIMDGIGCEEGLEYFRQISSVVAYMHSKNVAHRDLSSQNIFSCESSKIKIGDFGIAHIIGEKDLHSESPGNELYSAPERSEGEVEDVTKVDMYSMGILLLELVSNIKSAMGRIKVIQNFKKGEEVSLSTDFKEEALVKELIKLLTSSNPSERPTAEDLCLRLA is encoded by the exons ATGAATTTTTCAGAGAAGAGGAAGCAGATTGTTGAAGGAGAAGAGAGTTATTCCAAGAAGCAGAAAGGTTGGTATTCTGTTCAATCTAGAGTTGAACAAGATTTCAAGGCTCCAGAAGCTCTCGGGGAAGGCTTTTATGGCGAGGTACAAAGAGGTAGTCATGTGTTAGATGGGTGTAATTACGCCATAAAGAGAATCCGTTTTGTTGGTTTAATAGATCAGCTTCTTCCTGAAGTTCATGCATTACCAAGGCTAAATAATGAAGGAATTGTGAGATATTTTTCCTCTTGGGAAGAGTTTGATGAAGTTGATGATATGGATGTTATCAAGATTGTGAAGtatccaaagaaaaagaaagatggtgAGGAGGAAGATTCTCCCGAAGCAGATGAAAGGGATGTGCTATATTTTGATTCGAGGGGGGAAGAACAGCAGGAGATCGTACATAAGTCTCTTTACATCCAAATGGAAATGTGCGAAAG ACCTTTGTATGATGCAATTATGGATGGGATTGGGTGTGAAGAGGGTTTGGAGTACTTCAGACAGATATCATCTGTTGTTGCTTACATGCATAGCAAGAACGTAGCCCACAGAGACTTGTCTTCTCAGAATATCTTCTCATGTGAATCATCAAAGATCAAAATAGGCGATTTTGGAATAGCTCATATTATAGGAGAGAAAGATTTGCATTCAGAAAGTCCTGGCAATGAACTTTACTCAGCTCCGGAACGATCAGAAGGTGAAGTGGAAGATGTTACCAAGGTTGACATGTACAGCATGGGGATTCTTCTTTTGGAATTAGTCTCCAATATCAAAAGTGCAATGGGCAGGATAAAAGTGATTCAGAACTTTAAGAAAGGTGAAGAAGTAAGCCTCTCCACAGATTTTAAAGAAGAAGCGTTGGTGAAGGAACTTATCAAGCTACTTACCTCCTCCAATCCTTCGGAGCGTCCTACAGCGGAGGACTTGTGCTTGAGGTTGGCTTAG
- the LOC113333131 gene encoding putative F-box protein At3g16210: METIKPSANLRSHRISHEEFLSIKIEIVLGGDTNKVITEHLPIDLVVEILCRLPIKSLSVFKCVSKSWNKLISQVCIPRITADACVIKLYSGYVKRFCYSFSLSDKMPEVNYVGSVPKNRDKNDNYHEIDCCNGLSLYKDSQSCYGTRYVVADLATNQCFTIPEPLEHVKSNYVALAFDPVESNGYKVVLPLSYLDSPSLDVFSSDTGKWTRHTVPGDWIKYLFVSQCHPHYYEGVKWTKKTVYLDGILYVLTVKQCLVLFDLKSPTVSAQVIKVPCASHRTGFIGNSRGVLYYTNYDKEYRLSMWQFDYHSTTGNFWILKHCICINDLLDKNQAILHTMNLGNHQPGCLFEPYGIHPLSDIIFLALQGRIYTYHLGSQKCELVWKPARTLSWRSDFIYPSLYSYINVKDFRNADRPYLSFKQVSDDGTVDPHGGGHYI; the protein is encoded by the exons ATGGAAACCATTAAGCCTTCTGCTAATTTGCGTTCACATAGGATTTCTCATGAGGAATTCTTATCTATTAAAATTGAAATAGTTTTGGGAGGAGACACAAACAAGGTAATCACAGAACATTTACCAATAGATTTGGTGGTTGAAATCTTATGTCGATTACCCATAAAGAGTTTGTCTGTGTTCAAGTGTGTATCCAAATCATGGAACAAACTTATTTCTCAAGTCTGTATTCCGAGAATTACAGCAGATGCTTGTGTCATTAAGTTATATAGTGGATATGTTAAAAGATTTTGTTACTCCTTCAGTTTATCTGATAAGATGCCAGAGGTGAATTATGTTGGTTCCGTTCCGAAAAATAGAGATAAGAACGATAATTATCATGAAATTGATTGTTGTAATGGGTTATCTCTATATAAAGACAGTCAATCCTGTTATGGCACTCGTTACGTTGTGGCTGACCTAGCAACAAATCAATGTTTTACTATCCCTGAACCTCTGGAACATGTTAAAAGTAATTATGTTGCACTAGCCTTTGATCCTGTCGAATCCAATGGCTACAAAGTCGTTCTGCCTCTTTCTTACTTAGATTCTCCAAGCTTGGACGTATTTTCATCTGATACTGGTAAGTGGACTAGGCACACAGTACCTGGAGATTGGATTAAGTATCTGTTTGTTTCCCAATGTCATCCCCACTACTATGAAGGGGTTaaatggaccaagaagactgtTTACTTGGATGGGATATTGTATGTATTAACTGTGAAACAGTGCCTTGTACTGTTTGACCTCAAATCGCCAACAGTGTCAGCTCAAGTCATTAAAGTTCCATGTGCAAGCCATCGAACTGGATTTATTGGGAATTCCAGAGGTGTTTTGTATTATACTAATTACGACAAGGAATATAGATTATCAATGTGGCAGTTCGACTATCATAGTACAACTGGAAATTTCTGGATTTTGAAGCATTGCATTTGTATCAATGACTTGCTGGATAAAAATCAAGCTATCTTGCATACAATGAATTTGGGCAATCACCAGCCTGGTTGTCTGTTTGAGCCCTATGGTATCCATCCACTATCTGACATTATTTTCTTAGCGTTACAAGGAAGGATATATACATATCATCTCGGAAGCCAAAAGTGTGAGCTTGTATGGAAGCCTGCAAGAACTCTGTCTTGGCGCAGTGATTTTATCTACCCTTCGTTATACAGCTATATTAATGTGAAGGATTTTCGCAATGCAGATCGTCCATACCTGTCCTT CAAACAAGTATCTGATGATGGCACGGTGGATCCGCATGGAGGTGGTCATTATATATGA